From Camelina sativa cultivar DH55 chromosome 5, Cs, whole genome shotgun sequence:
TTTATCATAGACATCTGAACTTAGCTCTAGTGAATACTTCCCCGGCCAGAAACAAGTCTCAATGATTCCACCTGCGTTGATGAGACTTTGGCGTGCACGAGCGTTGATCTCTATGGTGTAGCGGAAGTGGGGATGCAAAAGCCTATAGATGGGATGCATAGCACTAAGTTGTCTGTTTGCCGCTATTATGTATGGCTCAGTACAACAGTGAGTCCTTAGCCTGTAATATATCCATCTTTTTACTAGTTAGCGATCGATATCACATAGACATGTAACTTATTAGGTGCGAAAGTCAAACCTATATTCTACCAACAAAAAAGGGTATATGAGAGGATCTATTTTAAAGTGAGCTAGAGTAGTGCTTAATTCAATACCAGTGAGAAATAAGCTGGTGATATCCGGCGTCATGAGAAACAGCATGAGTCTTAGCAATACTCCATAGCCAGCAGGATGTAGCGTCATAGCCTGGCGTGAAGACCTGCCTCCATTGGGGCTTGTTGACATCTGGGGGACGAGTCAACTCAATGGCTACTGGCCTCAACGTGCTATTATCGTTGAGGAAGAATACAGTTCGAGAAGCATATAAAGTGGTATCTTCAAGTTCTCTCACTTTGTTCACATAGGGTAGAAGCAAATCATGATAATCCAACATGAACAATCTTTTGTTCTTAAGAGCCTGCATATATACATGCATCCAATCATGCattcatatatatctatatacatatgcgtttttatatttaaagtacTAGCTCGAAAATCTTACCTCATCAACTGACATATttcctttgatttctttttggataatatCCCAAGTAATGAGCGAGGTCGGATCACCATAAACGGCAGGGTCTAGTTTGCTTTGCAACGGCCACTCCTAGAAGTTACAATGCGAGgaatcttttatatatgatatcCTAACGAGGAATTTAAAAGAAACAAGCAGAACAATTTGCATATGTATTAAAGGTGTTTGTAGCTTACGTACTTCAATTAGTTGAATGGTATAAGGATTAAGGCCTGCAAGTGTCTGGCGAGCAAACTCGTCGTCTCGGATCCATGAAAATCTATCCTCTGAATAAATGTGAACGATGTTGAGTTTAACTGTAGCCTAGCTAATAATATAGAATtggaataatataatttatggaGGAATAAAGAGGAGCTAGAGAGGTAGGTACGTACTATTAAGGAGAATTGGGGCTTCAAACTGGAGAATATCATCTTGAGCTTCAGCAACTGCTTTGATGAGTCTTGGGATCATAGGTAAAAGGCCAGCATCCTTGGGAAGCGGGATACCTTCTTCAAAGAGACTTTCTATAGCTTTGAAGTGTGGGAAAGGCAAGTTGGGATCCAACAGAGCAGACTCGATCTGTGGGAATACGGAGGGAAGAGCTGCCAAAATGGCCTTGCCCGTGAATGAAGTGCCCTTGGCTGTAGAGAACTCCTCGTCTCTAGGGACATAGAACTCCCCCCCGTAGCGTTTCTCTGTGGAGGGGTCAGTATGGCAGCGTTTGCGACCAGTCTTGCAGCGCCTTGGATACGGATGAGAGAGGCCTCCAATGACAGGACGGGCAAGTTCGGGGTCCTTGTCCGGGTCAGCGACATCATTGTACACGTCATAATCGTAAACACGCTCTAGCTTGGTAAATTCACCAACTTGCTCACGGTTCTTGCCTTGTAAGGTCTCTAGCTCCTCCTTTCGCAGCTGTTGAAGAGGCTTCGGGGTTTCGGAAGGCAAGTAGGACTTGTTGGAGAAGAATATCCGCTTGGCTGGGTCAACGGACTTGGGAGCCACCCATGACTCACATGTAAACGTGACCGACCCGCCGGGTAACTCAATCACCATTTCCTTGATGAACATCTCTCTATGGTGCTGGTTTTGAACCTTGATGGCCCCCACATCTCCAAAGTCCTCGGGCATCTCAAACACGCACTCGTACTTCTCATCTTGGGCTTCGAACCATACACGCTGTGCGTAGTCTTCTACCGGATCCTTCTCCATCATCGTCCCTGATATATGTGAACGCAGCAACGATTATCGATTGAGTGAACCTACTGATCATATataattaacttatatatatccAAATGTGCTAGCTagcttcttattttcttaaaaatgtttGATAAATTATGTACTCACTGACGCAAACTTACATGCGCAGCTTCGTAATGTTACTAACAAAATTTTTCTGTCTCTAATACAGTAATACTGTTTGACGAGCAACTACGACGTTTGGTTCCAATTGGTTGTTGGACTTTTTTTGACGGgcatttaattagttttgtcaCAAACTCTTGcatccatatatattttaacttcaCTAGAATACCATTTAACAAAATAACCATGTACTTACGGGTGTCAACCTCAGCGCTAATAAGCTCGACGAGAAGTGATCTGCCGCGGATATCGGCTATGTCATCGAGAGGTCTCGACCAACCCATACCAGCTAACAACCCTTCTTGGGCTGTAATGAATCCTTTTACTTTGATTTTCTTAACGGGGGTTCTCACTATATTATCTTTCAGATCAGTATTAGACCGTGAAGCCTTGACCTTACATCGTCCTCCGAGGTTTGGACGAGACAGCTTGTCTCGACGTCCTGCAGAGATGGGGTTGACGAGTGCTGATGGTTTAGGAAACAAAGAGCTGAGACTCTTTGCTATGCTCAAGGTCTGGAGACTAGACGACGACTCTCTACAAaacatcttttatctctttaatTTTGCATGCCTCCTCTGCATCCCCCGCTTCATCTATTTATACAAAgtctaattattatatttttcttgtatttcataaataagtataaaattatattgttagTATACAGCTGTGTTGGATGGGACATACACCAATATTCAGTATTAAAAagatacacaaaataaaaatatataacacttatatattaaaagaatatatatattcaagagaaTGGTACTGA
This genomic window contains:
- the LOC104788700 gene encoding lipoxygenase 2, chloroplastic-like, with the protein product MFCRESSSSLQTLSIAKSLSSLFPKPSALVNPISAGRRDKLSRPNLGGRCKVKASRSNTDLKDNIVRTPVKKIKVKGFITAQEGLLAGMGWSRPLDDIADIRGRSLLVELISAEVDTRTMMEKDPVEDYAQRVWFEAQDEKYECVFEMPEDFGDVGAIKVQNQHHREMFIKEMVIELPGGSVTFTCESWVAPKSVDPAKRIFFSNKSYLPSETPKPLQQLRKEELETLQGKNREQVGEFTKLERVYDYDVYNDVADPDKDPELARPVIGGLSHPYPRRCKTGRKRCHTDPSTEKRYGGEFYVPRDEEFSTAKGTSFTGKAILAALPSVFPQIESALLDPNLPFPHFKAIESLFEEGIPLPKDAGLLPMIPRLIKAVAEAQDDILQFEAPILLNKDRFSWIRDDEFARQTLAGLNPYTIQLIEEWPLQSKLDPAVYGDPTSLITWDIIQKEIKGNMSVDEALKNKRLFMLDYHDLLLPYVNKVRELEDTTLYASRTVFFLNDNSTLRPVAIELTRPPDVNKPQWRQVFTPGYDATSCWLWSIAKTHAVSHDAGYHQLISHWLRTHCCTEPYIIAANRQLSAMHPIYRLLHPHFRYTIEINARARQSLINAGGIIETCFWPGKYSLELSSDVYDKLWRFDMEGLPADLIRRGLAEEDETAEHGLRLRIPDYPFANDGLMLWDALKEWVTDYVKHYYPDAGLIMLDEELQGWWSEVRNIGHGDKKDEPWWPALKTQDDLISIATTIAWVASGHHAAVNFGQYGYGGYFPNRPTTTRIRMPVEEPTDEELKEFYEEPEKVMLKTFPSQKQATKVMVTLDLLSTHASDEEYIGEQPETSWTNDPVINAAFERLKGRLQYLEGVIDERNVNVSLKNRAGAGVVKYELLKPTSEPGVTGMGVPYSISI